Sequence from the Methanosarcina siciliae T4/M genome:
ATTAAACATATCATCAAAGCTGTTATTCTATAAACGAATTTTGACGTAATATCATCCCCCATTCACAGTAATTTATTTACTGAAGTATCCTTTACACATCTCTTTTTTATCCCTTCACATCCAATAGGATTTTCAAAACTCAGATTTGTTCCACTGGATTTTTCAATATCCATAAGCTATAATCAATCAAAAGCATGGAAATTTAATGCTGATACTACTGGTGGATAGATAAAGCAAACAGAATAAAAATTCTCTATGATAAATAAGTATTAAAAAGGTAGTTGATACAGGTCTCAAATCAATTTATTTACAGGGCTCTTTCCAACGACCCTTAAATAATAAAGCGGATTAAAAATTCAGTTTCTTTTTGTTTAATTAAAATCAATATTCATAACTCATTTTCCAGGCTCTGTATTTTTCCAGGTCCTCTTTAATAAGGCTAAATGCAAAAGCAAGCACAGCCACATCGTCCACAAGTCCGATTACAGGAAAGATATCCGGAGAGAAGTCAACCGGACTTATGAGATATAGAAGAGCGAATGTGATCACCAATACCGTTTTCTTTGGAAGAGGGTATTTCCCGTTGAAGGAATCTATTAGCATTGAAAACAATAATTCCAGATAATACCAGATTTTCCTGGGATCTGCTCGGCGGTGACGAGTGCTTCTCAGTTCTTCAGGAAAAGCCGTGCTGTTATCGGAAGTTTGATCCGGATTTTCATCGAATTGGTCGAGATTTGATCCAATTTTCTTCCTTCTGATATTATAGATTTTAGCCATGATAATCCTCCAATTTACGCTGGATTGCATATCGGGTTTCTTAAACTAATTCTCAAATTGGACGCATCTTTTTTCATTGGATGAGGCAATTAATAGGCTTGCCAGAAAAATAAATCAAATCTTGGTTCTTAAAAATCTTGATTTGTTAATCTTTGCAAAACCAATTTTAAATTAAATTTCCCCTCCCGGTTTCTGTCAAAGACAAATGTGCACTAAAATTAACGTATACTAAAATAATGGTGCATCTATAAAAATAGTGATAATGGGATATTAAGTTTGTCTCAAAAATTCCTCCTCAATCTTCAACTTCATATAATCTCAAATCCAAGTTAGCCGTGTGTAACAGATAAGTTTCACTGAAATGTTCTTTACATGATGTCACTATGTAGAAGATCCTGTTTCTGAACCTGTTTCTTCAATACCTTTTCCTTTAACAGATGAGTTTTTAACAGAGAACAAATTGAAAAATTTTAAAAATCCTTGAAAAAGGATTTCTAATTTTTTATCTTAATCCAGTTTTCACTGCGGGTCTTCCGCTACCCTCAACACGATCTTGCCGCGCGTATGGTGGGTTTCACTCATCTCATGTGCCTTTTGGGCTTCGGAAAGAGGAAGTACTGTTGTTACCACTGGTTTGACCGGCTGTTCGTCTATTATGGCTGCGATTTGAGCAAGTTCTTCTCCGTCTGTCCGGGTCATGAGGGTTTGTGCACGCACTCCGTATTTTTCGGGAACTCCTTCCGGAATTCTCGCCACGGTACTTATCAGGAACCCACCGGGCTTCAATACTCCCCAGGACCTCTCGAAGGTGTCTCCCCCAATAGTATCCAGTACCACGTCCACCTTGCCAGCCACATTCTCAAACCGCTGTTTTTTATAATCGATAAATTTATCCGCGCCTATGCTCTTCAAAAACTGTTCATTCTTTTCGGAAGCCGTACCGATGACGTAAGCTCCTTTCCATCTGGCAAACTGGACTGCAAAACTTCCAACCCCGCCTGCTGCGCCGTGGATGAGGATTGACTGTCCTTTCTCGAGCCCTGCAATATCAAAAATGGACTGCCAGGCAGCAAGTCCTGCGGTTGGAATTGCTGCACTTTCAACGAACCCGATACTTTTGGGTTTTCTTGCCACCTGTGCAGAATTGACAACCGTGTATTCGGCATAGCCGCCCTGTCCTATCGAGACTTTGGCAAAGACCTCTTCTCCGGGCCGGAAGGAGACTTCTCCGGGTCCCTGATCGTCTACAATACCTGCAACATCGAGTCCCATAATCATTGGCAAAGGCATTTCCCCCACCATGCCGCTCCGGATCTTCCAGTCCATGGGGTTGATCCCGGCTGCAATGATCCTGATTCTAATCTCTCCCGGACCAGGTTGAGGCTGCGGAATATCCTCGTATTTCATAACTTCCGTTCCGCCAAACTCATGAATCCTTATTGCTTTCATATTTCCACCTTCAAAAAGATCTCTTTAACCGCCACCTGTTCCCTTCTCCTGTTACGGGAACTTGAACGCGGATTCCTCAAATAATGAACTTATGTACTTCCGTTGTTTTCAGCATCATGCGTGGATCCTATCGGGTATCCCGGATTTCTGAAATAATCAAAAGTATCGACCAGGCCATCCCTGTACTTCCCACCGTTATTGAGGTTTATCTCCCTTTCTGTCAGTTCATCTGGCAAATCTCCTGCTGCAGGATCGGAACTTCCTGCATACTTTATCCAGGCTGTGTTTGCAGCTGGAAGCACAAAAAATAAAATGAATACGAATAACAGCAAAGCTCTCTTCCCCTTCAAATTAACTCCCCACCATCTATTTATATTCTGATTATTCTATTTTAACTTTCCCTGTTTTTCCAAAAGAATGTTAAATAATTTTGTACTTCTTTAAATTATTAGTGAAATTTAAATCATTGTCCGGATTTAATACATGTCTCTTATACAAATAAGTATAGGGAGGCAAACTTTTTTTTACCTGGTATGAAAGTGCTTGATTTGAAAAGTACTTTCATCACTTTTTGCCTGCTATTTGAAGAATTTCATGTTTGTTTTTGGTCTGTCTCAAGGAACTTCTGCAGCCACAAAATGTCAAAATAGTACCCAAACTTGGTCCCGACTTCCCGGAACTTCCCGCATTCAATAAAACCGTGTTTCAGATGAAAGTTCAGGCTGGCTTCATTCTTTGAGGATACGTTTGCAAGAAGGCTTCTCATCTTTTTCTTGCGGGCTTCGGTACATAGTTTCTCCATCATCCTTGACCCGATCCCTTTTCTTGTGTGGTCGGGCAGGATGAAATAAGAAACCACACCTGTGTGCCGGAAATTCGGGAACGGAAAATATGGTCTGAGGGTTCCCATTCCTATTATTTTGCCTTTTTCTTCAATAACGTAAAAAGGAAAATACTCATTTTCATCCTGTTCTTTTTCACTCTGAACAGCTTGAAAAAAATCAGGCCCGACAGAAGTTTCGAGATAGGCTGCAAAACTATTTTCCACATAATAGTTAAAGACCTCAAGCATTCCGGAGGTGTCTTCGGCTATGGCTTCTCTTATTAAATACTTCTCGGAATTTTTGCTTCCTTGCATATATAAGTAGTCTGGAAATTTGTATTTAAATTTTTTTGGTCAGTTCTAACTGAGTTCTGATCACATACTTGAAATATGGGTATAGTAGCCAACCTTTGAATATAGAATCAAGGTTTGAGAAATGGGTTATTCAGCAAGAAAGGAATACTGAACCAGTGAAAAAGGAATACTGAACCAGTGAAAAAGGAATACTGAACCAGTGAAAAAGAAGTGTCATACTTCTAAGACGGGGCCCGGGATTTTTCAGAATCTGTGCCTTAAACTTTGCGGTATCAGGGATTTATTTCTTCACCTCCTTATATTTTATTATACCCGGAGCTATGTCTGAGAATTTTCCTCTGAACTACAAAGGTTGCAGCATCTTGTTTTTTAGCGCCGGTCCGTATTTGTTCCCGGCATTTGTCACGATTTATATTTATAATTATTTTTCAGTGCAAATATATTTATATACTCATGTTATTCTACTATCCCCTGTAGGTAATTCCCAGACCAGGACCTGCATTCCAGCCGGATTTTGATGATGTTAACGGGGCATCAGAGTCCATAGGGCTGAAAAATTATTTTTCAACGACTCAGGGAAGATCCAGCTCTGAGAGTAAAAACAGGAGAAAAGAAATTTTCTCAATATACTTCTACAGAAGTGAAAAATAGATGTTCTTGAACGAAAACAGAATTGTAGAAAAAATTTGTGAACTTCCGACCACCCTTGGAGACATCTCTGAAAGCATCTTCGGAGGTACCAGCACCAGAAATAGTTTGCTGCACAGGCTTGCTGTTCCCGAAGGAAGTGATTCTGACTCGCTTTATCTCTGTGAGGGTCTCTGTAAACCAGTATTTTTAGAACCTGAACTTATTTATCCCTATGTCACAGGAATATTTCCAGAGAAATTTGCGTTTAACTCTTCACCTTACCGCTTTATGCTTCCTTATGAGTTTTCGGACAAAGGTAGCAGGAAAGAGTATAGAGTAATCCCTCCGGAAGAGCTGAAAATCAGGTTCCCTATGGCATACGGAAGAATCCTAGAATTCAAAAACCAGTTCGACCACGATAACTCTCTACTTGACTCTGCAGACTACTATAGT
This genomic interval carries:
- a CDS encoding GNAT family N-acetyltransferase, which codes for MQGSKNSEKYLIREAIAEDTSGMLEVFNYYVENSFAAYLETSVGPDFFQAVQSEKEQDENEYFPFYVIEEKGKIIGMGTLRPYFPFPNFRHTGVVSYFILPDHTRKGIGSRMMEKLCTEARKKKMRSLLANVSSKNEASLNFHLKHGFIECGKFREVGTKFGYYFDILWLQKFLETDQKQT
- a CDS encoding NADP-dependent oxidoreductase; protein product: MKAIRIHEFGGTEVMKYEDIPQPQPGPGEIRIRIIAAGINPMDWKIRSGMVGEMPLPMIMGLDVAGIVDDQGPGEVSFRPGEEVFAKVSIGQGGYAEYTVVNSAQVARKPKSIGFVESAAIPTAGLAAWQSIFDIAGLEKGQSILIHGAAGGVGSFAVQFARWKGAYVIGTASEKNEQFLKSIGADKFIDYKKQRFENVAGKVDVVLDTIGGDTFERSWGVLKPGGFLISTVARIPEGVPEKYGVRAQTLMTRTDGEELAQIAAIIDEQPVKPVVTTVLPLSEAQKAHEMSETHHTRGKIVLRVAEDPQ
- a CDS encoding YkvA family protein, which encodes MAKIYNIRRKKIGSNLDQFDENPDQTSDNSTAFPEELRSTRHRRADPRKIWYYLELLFSMLIDSFNGKYPLPKKTVLVITFALLYLISPVDFSPDIFPVIGLVDDVAVLAFAFSLIKEDLEKYRAWKMSYEY